In Gopherus flavomarginatus isolate rGopFla2 chromosome 1, rGopFla2.mat.asm, whole genome shotgun sequence, a single genomic region encodes these proteins:
- the LOC127049671 gene encoding olfactory receptor 52R1-like has product MSYSNKTDFTNPSTFILLGIPGLEEAHVWISIPFCTMYVIAILGNVIMLFIVKTEPSLHKPMYYFLCMLAITDLVLSTSTLPKTLSIYWFSSKEIDFSACLSQLYFIHCFLVMESGIFVAMAFDRYMAICHPLRHSTLLTNSMVAKIGLAVVFRGSILILPYPFLVRQWPYCRTNIIPHTCCEHIAVVKLACADTRISSYYGLFVVFCVRGLDMIFIAVSYTQILKAIFNLPTKDTRLKALGTCSSHLCVILAFYISGLFSSLTYRFGHNVPLHFHVLIFNVYLLVSPMLNPIIYGVRTKQIRDRLLRLFTHKRM; this is encoded by the coding sequence ATGTCATATTCCAACAAAaccgacttcaccaacccctccaccttcatcctgctgggcattcctggcctggaggaggcccatgtctggatctccatccccttctgcaccatgtacgtcatagccatcttggggaatGTCATCATGCTGTTTATCGTGAAGACAGAACCAAGCCTCCATAAGCctatgtactatttcctctgcatgctggccattACTGACCTCGTCCTGTCTACATCCACCCTGCCCAAAACACTGAGCATCTACTGGTTCAGTTCCAAGGAGAtcgatttcagtgcctgcctttcccagctgtacttcattcactgctttttagtgatggagtctgggatctttgtggccatggcttttgatcgctacaTGGCCATCTGCCATCCTCTCAGACATTCCACCCTCCTGACAAACTCCATGGTTGCCAAGATAGGCCTGGCTGTGGTGTTTCGCGGTAGCATCCTCATACTGCCCTATCCCTTCCTGGTGAGACaatggccatattgcagaaccaacatcatcccccacaCATGCTGCGAGCATATAGccgtggtgaagctggcctgtgCTGACACCCGCATCAGTAGTTACTATGGCCTCTTTGTGGTATTCTGTGTGAGGGGTCTGGATATGATTTTTATTGCTGtgtcctatacccagatcctcaAGGCCATCTTCAACCTCCCCACAAAGGACACACGGCTCAAGGCTTtggggacctgcagctcccacctctgtgtcatcttagccttttacatctcaggtctcttctcctccctcacatACCGGTTTGGCCATaatgtgcccctgcatttccacGTTCTCATTTTTAACGTGTACCTCCTGGTGTCCCCCATGCtcaaccccatcatctacggggtgaggaccaaacagatccgggACAGGCTGCTCCGGCTCTTTACTCATAAAAGGATGTAA
- the LOC127044286 gene encoding olfactory receptor 52B2-like, which produces MFFIHCTAVTESGIFVAMAFDCYVAICDPLRHSTILTNPVVAKIGLAVVLRGGMLILPFLFLARRWPYCRTNIIPDSYCEHMAVVKLACADIHVSSYYSLSVTFLVIALDVFFITVSYIQIRRAIFSLRTKDAQLKTFGTCGSHLFVILASYIPVLFSTLMHRFVQNVAVHFHILMANVYLIVPATLHPIIYGVRTKQIWNRLLQLLPHKGV; this is translated from the coding sequence ATGTTCTTCATTCACTGCACTGCAGTGACAGAGTCTGGGATcttcgtggccatggcttttgattgttatgtggccatctgtgatcccctgAGACACTCCACCATCCTGACAAACCCTGTGGTGGCCAAGATCGGCCTGGCAGTGGTGCTGCGTGGCGGCATGCTTATACTGCCCTTTCTCTTCCTGGCCAGGCGGTGGCCATATTgtagaaccaacatcatccccgaCTCGTACTGTGAGCACATGgctgtggtgaagctggcctgtgCTGACATTCATGTCAGTAGTTACTACAGCCTCTCTGTGACTTTCTTGGTGATTGCTCTGGATGTGTTTTTTATCACCGTGTCCTATATCCAGATCcgcagggccatcttcagcctgcGCACAAAAGATGCCCAGCtcaagacttttgggacctgcGGCTCCCACCTCTTTGTCATTTTAGCCTCTTACATCCCAGTTCTCTTCTCCACTCTCATGCACCGGTTTGTCCAGAACGTGGCCGTACATTTCCACATTCTCATGGCCAATGTGTACCTGATCGTGCCTGCCACGCTACACCCCATCATCTAcggggtgaggaccaaacagatctgGAACAGGCTGCTCCAGCTACTTCCTCATAAGGGAGTGTAA